One region of Terricaulis silvestris genomic DNA includes:
- a CDS encoding thiamine pyrophosphate-binding protein yields MKPVERLHETESEKVSDTVARVLEHLGVSTAFGVTSVHNIGILDAIGRRDRIRFVMSRGEMGAAHMADGYARASGKLGVVITSTGPAAANAAAGLLEATLASSPVLHITGQSSRAHIDRGTGAVHDVPNQLGMLRAVCKSAHRVESAETIAPTLLRAAADALTPPMGAVSVEIPIDIQRGAAFAPALQDELSIPTPRAAPADTIAACTDLIASAKRPLLWIGGGARHAGSAVRRLLDLGFCLITSWNGRGVVPEDDPRSLGALNGVLSPQVDAFCRSANLLLVAGSRLRHQQTRDMGLFLPSPLIQIDIDPSACNRTYRNELFACGDAELTLDALADALEDQLSVTPSFQREFAEMKRAAIDDLCKRQGSYASFPAQLRAVMPRDAVWARDMTMSNNAWGHHAFPVDGPRDSVFPVGGGIGVGLPLAIGAAASGRKTVLLSGDGGFFLNHGELWTAIQAGLDITLIVMNDRGYGVIKHLQNASHGGRHFYTDLVSPELEGLAALGGIPYRRVTQADRFGPTAAEMIAVRGPSLVEVDMQAVGPLPYKPLPQTRQREAH; encoded by the coding sequence ATGAAGCCCGTCGAACGGCTTCACGAGACGGAGAGTGAGAAGGTCTCCGATACGGTCGCACGCGTGCTGGAGCACTTGGGCGTCAGCACCGCCTTTGGCGTAACCTCAGTCCACAATATCGGCATCCTCGACGCCATCGGCCGGCGCGACCGCATCCGCTTCGTCATGAGCCGCGGCGAAATGGGCGCAGCGCACATGGCCGACGGCTATGCGCGCGCGAGCGGCAAGCTCGGCGTCGTCATAACCAGCACCGGCCCCGCTGCCGCCAATGCCGCGGCCGGGCTGCTTGAAGCAACGCTCGCTTCGAGCCCCGTCCTGCACATCACCGGCCAAAGCTCCAGGGCCCACATCGATCGCGGCACGGGTGCCGTGCATGACGTTCCCAACCAGCTCGGCATGCTGCGCGCGGTGTGCAAGTCCGCGCATCGCGTGGAGTCAGCGGAGACGATCGCTCCCACATTGTTGCGCGCAGCGGCCGATGCGTTGACGCCACCAATGGGCGCCGTCAGCGTCGAGATTCCGATCGATATCCAGCGCGGAGCCGCTTTCGCGCCCGCTCTCCAAGACGAACTCTCTATCCCCACGCCGCGTGCGGCGCCTGCCGACACCATCGCGGCGTGCACGGATCTCATCGCATCCGCCAAACGCCCATTGCTCTGGATAGGCGGCGGCGCACGCCACGCCGGGTCGGCGGTACGGCGTCTGCTTGATCTTGGATTCTGCCTCATCACATCGTGGAATGGGCGCGGTGTGGTCCCCGAGGATGATCCACGCTCACTCGGCGCGCTCAATGGCGTGCTCTCGCCGCAAGTGGACGCTTTCTGCCGCAGCGCGAATCTGTTGCTCGTCGCCGGATCGCGTCTGCGCCATCAGCAGACGCGGGACATGGGCCTCTTCCTGCCCTCGCCGCTGATCCAGATCGACATTGATCCGAGCGCGTGCAATCGCACCTATAGGAACGAACTCTTCGCATGCGGCGACGCCGAACTCACGCTCGATGCACTCGCTGACGCACTCGAAGACCAGCTCTCCGTAACCCCATCCTTCCAGCGTGAATTCGCGGAGATGAAGCGCGCCGCCATCGACGATCTCTGCAAGCGTCAAGGCTCCTACGCTAGCTTTCCCGCGCAACTGCGCGCCGTCATGCCGCGCGACGCCGTCTGGGCGCGTGACATGACCATGAGCAACAACGCATGGGGTCATCACGCCTTCCCGGTCGATGGCCCTCGCGACAGCGTCTTTCCCGTCGGCGGCGGCATCGGGGTTGGCCTTCCACTCGCCATCGGCGCCGCGGCCAGCGGGCGCAAGACCGTGTTGCTCTCCGGTGATGGCGGCTTCTTCCTCAATCACGGCGAACTCTGGACCGCAATCCAAGCCGGCCTCGACATCACGCTCATCGTCATGAACGATCGCGGCTACGGGGTGATCAAGCACTTGCAGAACGCCTCGCACGGCGGGCGCCACTTTTACACGGACCTTGTGTCGCCTGAACTCGAAGGCTTAGCCGCGCTCGGCGGCATCCCTTATCGCCGAGTCACACAGGCGGATCGCTTCGGCCCAACAGCTGCAGAGATGATCGCTGTACGCGGTCCCAGCCTTGTAGAGGTCGACATGCAGGCCGTCGGCCCGCTTCCCTACAAACCGTTGCCGCAGACGCGCCAGCGCGAAGCACATTGA
- a CDS encoding acyl-CoA dehydrogenase family protein, with translation MTSAQQSHPEIRESVRRLCADFPGSYWQALDRERAYPTAFVRALTEAGFLSVLIPEEYGGSGLGVGAAAAVLEEIHRSGCNGGACHAQMYTMGTILRHGTEAQKQKYLPAVASGDLRLQAFAVTEPTSGTDTTRIRTFARRDGDKYIVTGQKIWISRAEHSDLMVLLCRTTAREDVAKASDGMSVLIVDMREAVGKGLTIRPIRTMLNHATTELFFDNLEVPAENLIGKENNGFKYVLDGMNAERILIASECIGDGRFFIDRASTYAKDREVFGRPIGANQGIQFPIARAHVQVSGAAMMVERAAALFDSGAPCGTEANMAKMLASEASWYAADMCVQTHGGFGFAEEYDIERKFRETRLYQVAPISTNLILSHVATHVLGLPKSF, from the coding sequence ATGACCAGCGCGCAGCAATCGCATCCCGAAATACGCGAGTCCGTCCGGCGTTTGTGCGCGGATTTTCCGGGCTCGTACTGGCAAGCACTCGATCGTGAGCGTGCGTATCCGACAGCGTTCGTGCGCGCGCTGACGGAGGCGGGCTTTCTCTCCGTGTTGATCCCGGAAGAATATGGCGGCTCAGGTCTTGGTGTAGGCGCAGCCGCCGCGGTGCTGGAAGAAATTCATCGTTCCGGCTGCAATGGCGGCGCCTGCCATGCGCAGATGTACACGATGGGCACGATTCTGCGGCACGGCACCGAAGCGCAGAAGCAGAAATACCTGCCCGCAGTCGCTTCCGGTGACTTGCGGCTGCAAGCGTTCGCGGTGACCGAGCCGACGAGTGGCACGGACACGACACGTATCCGCACCTTCGCACGGCGCGATGGCGACAAGTATATCGTCACTGGGCAGAAAATCTGGATCAGCCGCGCGGAGCATTCGGACCTGATGGTGCTGCTCTGCCGCACAACCGCGCGTGAAGATGTGGCGAAGGCGAGCGACGGCATGAGCGTGCTGATCGTCGACATGCGCGAGGCGGTTGGAAAGGGGCTCACGATCCGCCCGATCCGCACCATGCTCAATCATGCAACCACGGAGTTATTCTTCGACAATCTCGAAGTGCCGGCGGAGAACCTGATCGGCAAGGAGAATAACGGCTTTAAATATGTGCTCGACGGCATGAATGCCGAGCGCATTCTGATCGCGTCGGAGTGTATCGGCGACGGGCGGTTTTTCATCGACCGCGCCAGCACGTACGCGAAAGACCGCGAAGTGTTCGGCCGCCCGATCGGCGCCAATCAGGGCATTCAGTTCCCTATCGCGCGGGCGCACGTGCAGGTGAGCGGCGCCGCGATGATGGTGGAGCGTGCGGCGGCTTTGTTTGATTCTGGCGCGCCGTGCGGGACCGAGGCCAACATGGCGAAGATGCTGGCGTCGGAGGCGTCCTGGTATGCCGCCGACATGTGCGTGCAGACGCATGGCGGCTTCGGTTTCGCTGAAGAGTACGATATCGAGCGCAAATTCCGTGAAACCAGGCTTTATCAAGTGGCGCCGATCTCCACCAACCTCATCCTGAGCCACGTCGCCACGCACGTGCTCGGGCTGCCGAAGTCGTTCTGA
- a CDS encoding cytochrome P450, with product MKQVTSYTYSDPSVLENPFPFYAAMRAQEPVFREPATGVYFISRYDDVLFASRHPEIFSSRRSLIATDDAQIGAVREKGFADSISLTSSDPPEHQRFRALVVKVLTPRVFASLEPSIHALANRLIDAFAAEGQADLHAQFAVPLPLTVIADLLGFNRADLPQLKHWSDDYTVVLAAQACPVSREVMLSFARSLTDLQVYLSDVIKARLAAPGDDVVSRLLAVNAESEKPLDHAELVDMLRVFFIGGNETTTVAISNTLFHLLSDPALYARVANEPSLISTAVEESLRCQAPTQWVLRTVMQDVELSDTTIPAGSRVCLLWGSANRDEAKFNADSDRFDLDRTSDSKHIAFGFGPHFCAGSALARAELKIALTTLFSRLKHLRLAEAPQFNPHPIVRGVKRLQVSFDTA from the coding sequence ATGAAACAGGTGACATCCTACACGTATTCGGACCCCAGCGTTCTCGAAAACCCATTCCCGTTCTACGCCGCCATGCGCGCGCAAGAGCCGGTGTTCCGCGAACCGGCGACAGGCGTCTACTTCATCAGCCGCTACGACGACGTTCTGTTCGCAAGCCGCCATCCGGAAATCTTCTCCAGCCGCCGCTCGCTGATCGCGACCGACGACGCGCAGATCGGCGCGGTTCGCGAAAAGGGTTTTGCCGACTCCATCAGCCTTACCAGCAGCGATCCGCCTGAGCATCAGCGCTTTCGCGCGCTCGTCGTGAAGGTGCTGACGCCGCGCGTGTTCGCGAGCCTTGAGCCAAGCATCCATGCGCTGGCGAACAGACTGATCGACGCCTTCGCCGCCGAAGGCCAAGCCGATCTGCACGCACAATTTGCCGTGCCGTTGCCGCTGACCGTGATTGCGGATTTGCTGGGCTTCAATCGCGCCGATCTGCCGCAACTCAAGCACTGGTCCGATGACTACACAGTCGTGCTTGCTGCGCAGGCCTGCCCGGTCTCGCGTGAGGTGATGCTCTCCTTCGCGCGGAGCCTTACTGACCTTCAAGTCTATCTCTCCGATGTCATCAAAGCGCGCCTCGCAGCGCCGGGTGACGACGTGGTCAGCCGCTTACTCGCGGTGAACGCCGAGAGTGAGAAGCCGCTCGATCATGCTGAGCTGGTTGACATGCTCCGCGTCTTCTTCATCGGCGGCAACGAGACCACCACAGTCGCGATCTCCAATACGCTCTTCCATCTCCTATCGGACCCGGCGCTTTACGCGCGTGTCGCCAATGAGCCGTCGCTTATTTCCACCGCGGTGGAAGAGTCGCTGCGCTGTCAGGCGCCGACGCAATGGGTGCTGCGCACGGTGATGCAGGATGTGGAGTTGAGCGACACGACGATTCCCGCCGGCTCGCGCGTCTGCCTGCTATGGGGCTCAGCCAACCGCGACGAAGCCAAGTTCAACGCCGACTCCGATCGCTTCGATCTCGATCGCACCAGCGATAGCAAGCACATCGCCTTCGGCTTCGGCCCGCACTTCTGCGCCGGCTCGGCGCTGGCGCGTGCGGAGCTCAAAATCGCGCTGACCACTCTCTTCAGCCGCCTCAAGCATCTGCGCCTCGCCGAGGCGCCACAGTTCAATCCGCACCCGATCGTGCGCGGTGTCAAACGTCTGCAGGTCAGCTTCGACACGGCCTGA
- a CDS encoding TauD/TfdA dioxygenase family protein produces the protein MIGIEDLEGGLGVRVSGVDLAKGCDGPTMERLRELLYRHHVLVIGGQSLDTQTYLAFGKRWGAPIEFLREDQRVDGSPEVIIVSNSPFLFPEGARDYAVHWHSDSTYEEVPASTTMLYCLEAPKAGGETLFADTEAAYAALSGEMKARIEGLMGRHKAGAGQRDPEFGERPHSKKPFSEEAQKRIRTFLHPLALTHPVTRKRVLFGVAGTATGIEGMEDATAMKLITDLKRHVLQPQFRGGYTAREGDILLWDNYSLIHTATPIDYSLEDGHRRVLHRISVKGFAPAA, from the coding sequence TTGATTGGGATTGAGGATCTGGAAGGCGGACTAGGCGTTCGCGTCAGCGGTGTCGATCTCGCCAAGGGCTGCGATGGCCCCACCATGGAGCGGCTGCGCGAGCTGCTCTACCGCCATCATGTTCTCGTCATCGGCGGGCAAAGCCTCGATACGCAGACATATCTCGCCTTCGGCAAGAGGTGGGGCGCGCCAATCGAGTTTCTGCGTGAAGATCAGCGCGTCGACGGCAGCCCGGAGGTCATTATCGTCTCCAACTCGCCTTTCCTTTTTCCCGAGGGCGCGCGCGACTACGCCGTGCACTGGCACTCCGACAGCACCTACGAAGAGGTACCCGCGAGCACGACGATGCTCTATTGCCTGGAGGCACCGAAAGCCGGCGGCGAAACCCTCTTCGCGGATACCGAAGCGGCCTACGCGGCGCTGTCCGGCGAAATGAAAGCGCGTATCGAAGGCCTCATGGGGAGGCACAAGGCCGGCGCCGGTCAGCGCGACCCAGAGTTCGGCGAACGCCCACACAGCAAGAAGCCGTTCAGCGAGGAAGCGCAGAAACGCATCCGCACGTTCCTACACCCGCTTGCACTGACGCACCCGGTCACCCGTAAACGTGTGCTGTTCGGCGTCGCCGGCACCGCCACGGGCATTGAAGGCATGGAAGACGCCACTGCGATGAAACTCATCACCGACCTGAAGCGCCACGTCCTGCAGCCCCAGTTTCGCGGCGGATACACCGCCCGCGAAGGCGACATTCTGTTGTGGGACAATTACTCGCTCATCCACACTGCAACGCCGATCGACTATTCCTTGGAAGACGGTCATCGCCGTGTTCTGCACCGCATTAGCGTCAAGGGCTTCGCGCCGGCGGCATGA
- a CDS encoding acetyl-CoA hydrolase/transferase C-terminal domain-containing protein: MPRRIQPSQIADVLPRGARVLVQGGAGESAVLADAIEALGLERPDLSFLGVFIPGVNERTYGAEHGRALTTFFLTGALKRIGDNVQFLPLAYTEILQMLRAEKIDAAIFTASLPDERRACSFGVAVDFLAELWPQIPVRVAHLNAAMPRTHGWAGIPYGELSAVVELDAPLLELREGAADGVSDAIAERAASFVENGGVVQAGIGRLPGACMRALSRKRDLRIHSGFVSDWAVDLLEAGALTPGAPITTGLAIGSTRLYAAAASPQFVFKPVSCTHSASVMAWLSGLVTVNAALEVDLLGQGYAECRSDGLSSGPGGSTDFARGAKLAGGTRMVVLPAEAKGGAVTRIVAPGEGRGPVSLSRFDIDVVVTQHGAADLRCCSHDERARRLIMVASPVHREALQAAWRRYSEAAR, from the coding sequence ATGCCGCGCAGAATTCAGCCAAGCCAAATTGCGGACGTGCTGCCGCGAGGCGCGCGCGTGTTGGTGCAGGGCGGCGCAGGCGAATCCGCTGTGCTCGCCGACGCGATCGAAGCGCTGGGCCTCGAGCGGCCTGATCTCAGCTTTCTCGGCGTGTTCATCCCAGGCGTGAATGAGCGCACGTACGGCGCTGAGCATGGGCGTGCGCTGACGACCTTTTTTCTGACCGGCGCGCTCAAACGGATTGGCGATAACGTCCAGTTTTTGCCGCTCGCCTACACCGAAATCCTGCAAATGCTGCGCGCGGAGAAGATCGATGCGGCGATTTTCACGGCGTCGCTGCCGGACGAGCGCCGTGCGTGCAGTTTCGGCGTGGCGGTGGATTTTTTGGCGGAGCTTTGGCCGCAGATTCCGGTGCGCGTGGCGCACCTGAATGCAGCGATGCCGCGCACGCACGGCTGGGCGGGCATTCCTTATGGGGAACTCAGCGCCGTCGTCGAGTTGGATGCGCCGCTGTTGGAGTTGCGGGAGGGCGCGGCAGACGGAGTCAGCGATGCGATTGCTGAACGCGCGGCGTCGTTCGTTGAGAACGGCGGTGTTGTGCAGGCAGGGATCGGCAGATTGCCGGGCGCCTGCATGCGCGCGCTTTCGCGGAAGCGTGACCTGCGGATTCACTCTGGGTTCGTGAGCGACTGGGCGGTGGACCTGCTTGAGGCCGGCGCTCTGACGCCCGGTGCGCCGATCACGACAGGGCTCGCTATCGGCAGCACTCGGCTTTACGCCGCCGCGGCGTCGCCGCAGTTCGTTTTCAAACCTGTGTCCTGCACGCATTCAGCTTCCGTTATGGCCTGGCTTAGCGGCCTCGTGACTGTGAACGCAGCGCTGGAAGTCGATCTGTTGGGACAGGGCTATGCGGAGTGTCGGTCCGACGGCCTGTCCTCTGGGCCGGGCGGTTCGACAGACTTCGCGCGCGGCGCAAAGCTTGCCGGCGGCACGCGGATGGTTGTGCTGCCCGCGGAGGCAAAGGGTGGCGCCGTCACACGCATTGTTGCGCCTGGGGAAGGACGAGGGCCGGTGTCGCTTTCGCGTTTCGACATCGATGTGGTCGTCACACAGCATGGCGCCGCCGATCTGCGCTGTTGCAGTCATGATGAGCGGGCGAGGCGGCTGATCATGGTGGCGTCGCCTGTACACCGAGAAGCGCTTCAAGCGGCGTGGCGACGGTATAGCGAGGCGGCGCGCTGA
- a CDS encoding HpcH/HpaI aldolase/citrate lyase family protein encodes MLRSFLFVPAIDEKRLARVHERGADAVILDLEDAVPPEAKAAARAGLRGVAEGLAAKGVKVFVRVNADTPADIDAAVCGAVQGIVAPKVRGASQAADIVEAIGARANARPVDFIALIESASGIFNAAPIAGVNGVSGLALGSEDLTAELGVAPTADSLDLPCKMIALAAATRGLMALGAPVSIGEFRDLDLYRNAIALARRVGMTGTFCIHPAQVAVANDGFAPSPAELDEARALLAAWREAEATGVGVIAHGGRMIDAPVVARAKRLLGIST; translated from the coding sequence ATGCTTCGCTCGTTCCTGTTTGTACCGGCAATCGATGAGAAGCGTCTAGCGCGCGTGCACGAACGCGGCGCCGACGCAGTGATCCTGGATCTGGAAGACGCGGTGCCGCCGGAGGCGAAGGCGGCCGCGCGCGCTGGCCTGCGGGGCGTCGCGGAGGGTTTGGCGGCGAAAGGCGTGAAGGTCTTCGTCCGCGTAAACGCTGACACGCCGGCCGATATAGACGCGGCTGTGTGTGGCGCGGTGCAAGGAATCGTGGCGCCTAAGGTGCGAGGCGCGTCGCAAGCGGCGGATATTGTGGAGGCCATAGGAGCGCGCGCGAATGCGCGACCAGTAGATTTTATTGCGTTGATCGAAAGCGCGTCCGGGATTTTCAATGCCGCCCCGATCGCTGGCGTCAATGGCGTCAGCGGTCTGGCATTGGGTAGTGAGGATTTGACCGCCGAACTCGGCGTCGCGCCGACTGCGGATAGTCTCGATTTACCCTGCAAGATGATCGCGCTCGCGGCGGCGACACGCGGTTTGATGGCGTTGGGCGCGCCAGTGTCGATCGGCGAGTTTCGCGATCTCGACCTTTACCGCAACGCCATCGCCCTGGCGCGGCGGGTGGGCATGACGGGCACGTTCTGTATTCACCCGGCGCAGGTTGCTGTCGCCAACGATGGCTTTGCGCCTTCGCCAGCGGAATTGGACGAAGCGCGTGCGCTGCTTGCCGCATGGCGGGAAGCAGAGGCCACGGGCGTTGGCGTCATTGCGCACGGCGGCCGGATGATTGACGCGCCGGTGGTGGCGCGGGCGAAGCGATTGCTAGGGATCAGCACATGA
- a CDS encoding SDR family NAD(P)-dependent oxidoreductase — translation MRLASKIGIVTGAGAGIGRAGALRFAAEGAAIAIVDIDKVKVDAVQLEVTEAGGKAIGLAGDLCDEAFARSIVPQTQAALGGLDFLWNHAGTVGPKDIEDVDYEALERAIQLNLRAGILATEAAIPLLRPRRGNVLFTSSVSGLIASQLSFTYSMTKFGVVGLMRALAKRYAADGVRFNAICPGPVATDMQAASMATMKPVNIPAGRLGRPEEVAAAALFLVSDEASFVTGVALPVDGGYIA, via the coding sequence ATGCGCCTGGCTTCAAAGATCGGCATCGTCACCGGAGCAGGCGCTGGCATCGGTCGCGCCGGTGCGCTGCGTTTCGCCGCCGAAGGCGCTGCCATCGCGATCGTCGACATCGATAAGGTCAAAGTCGACGCCGTTCAGCTTGAGGTGACCGAGGCAGGCGGCAAAGCCATCGGGCTTGCCGGCGATCTCTGCGACGAGGCGTTCGCACGTTCGATCGTGCCGCAGACGCAAGCGGCGTTGGGCGGGCTCGACTTTCTTTGGAACCATGCCGGGACTGTTGGCCCGAAGGACATTGAGGACGTCGACTACGAAGCCTTGGAGCGCGCGATCCAGCTCAACCTACGCGCTGGCATCTTGGCGACCGAAGCGGCCATCCCGTTGCTGCGGCCGCGCCGCGGCAACGTGCTCTTCACGTCCTCAGTCTCTGGCCTCATCGCGTCGCAACTCAGTTTCACCTATTCGATGACGAAGTTCGGCGTCGTTGGCTTGATGCGTGCGTTGGCGAAGCGCTACGCGGCGGACGGCGTCCGCTTCAACGCAATCTGTCCCGGGCCGGTGGCGACCGATATGCAGGCCGCGTCCATGGCAACCATGAAGCCGGTGAATATCCCCGCCGGACGCCTCGGTCGCCCAGAAGAAGTTGCCGCCGCCGCGCTCTTTCTGGTCTCAGACGAAGCGTCCTTCGTAACTGGCGTCGCGCTGCCCGTGGACGGCGGTTACATCGCATAA
- a CDS encoding FAS1-like dehydratase domain-containing protein has product MADFRDWIGRSETARDVVTAAPLTGLAALFDREPGMPELATPLAHWLYFFPVAKQSEIGADGHPKRGGFLPPVELPRRMWAGGRLTFHAPLRVGAEIERVSTIKEVKAKSGTSGEMVFVTVAHEISADGAATISEEQDIVYRAAGGAAPATEPDQRVAAYVRSFAPDEVALFRFSALTFNGHRIHYDRPYAAGVEGYPGLVVQGPFIAMALLNHFVASAPKARVRAFSFRAQRPLFDGVTAELCANPDGELWCRSESGVVMSARAEAA; this is encoded by the coding sequence ATGGCGGACTTTCGCGACTGGATCGGGCGCAGCGAAACGGCGCGGGATGTCGTGACCGCTGCGCCCCTTACGGGTCTAGCGGCGCTTTTTGATCGCGAGCCGGGAATGCCGGAGCTGGCGACGCCGCTGGCGCACTGGCTCTATTTTTTTCCGGTCGCGAAGCAGAGCGAGATAGGAGCGGATGGGCACCCGAAGCGCGGCGGGTTCTTGCCGCCTGTCGAGCTCCCGCGCCGGATGTGGGCCGGTGGAAGGCTGACGTTTCATGCGCCTTTGCGCGTCGGCGCGGAGATCGAGCGCGTTTCGACGATCAAGGAAGTGAAGGCCAAAAGCGGTACGAGCGGCGAGATGGTGTTCGTCACTGTAGCGCACGAGATCAGTGCAGATGGCGCGGCGACGATCAGCGAAGAGCAGGACATCGTGTACCGTGCGGCGGGCGGAGCGGCGCCCGCGACCGAGCCGGATCAGCGTGTGGCAGCTTATGTCCGCTCGTTTGCGCCGGATGAAGTGGCGCTGTTTCGCTTCTCGGCGCTGACGTTCAACGGGCATCGCATTCACTACGACCGCCCGTACGCAGCCGGCGTGGAAGGATACCCGGGTTTGGTGGTGCAGGGCCCGTTCATCGCGATGGCGCTATTAAATCACTTTGTGGCTAGCGCGCCTAAGGCGCGCGTGCGCGCCTTTAGTTTTCGCGCGCAGCGGCCGTTGTTCGATGGCGTGACGGCCGAGCTGTGCGCGAATCCTGATGGCGAATTGTGGTGTCGCAGTGAAAGCGGCGTCGTGATGAGCGCGCGGGCGGAGGCGGCCTGA
- a CDS encoding LLM class flavin-dependent oxidoreductase translates to MSNVNLRHGVFLAPLHNVDENPNLLIHRDLELMEWLDKLGFDEAWIGEHHSAGFETIASPELFIAAAVERTKHIRFGTGVISLPYHNPMTVANRVIQLDHQSRGRVMFGFGPGLLVTDAEMLGIDPNKSRDRMAQSLDAILRLLKGEAVTEQTDWYTLKNARVHLLPYSPNLEIAVASAATPSGGRLAGKYGLSMLCVAATDARGGFNVLDVNWKHACDAAAEHGNTMDRNRLRLMGPMHIAETREKARENVRFGLDRYIEYARALTPGRFGDMGGRDPVDVLLDSGHIVIGTPDDAIAVLTKLQDKQGDFGCFLHQAHDWADWEATKKSYELYMRFVAPAFSRANRNRDASLADLKANSAELSGKSHAAAEKAFEKYAKEDETAASLVAAQKSGMIGARKK, encoded by the coding sequence ATGTCCAACGTGAACCTGCGGCACGGGGTGTTTCTGGCGCCTCTGCATAACGTGGACGAGAACCCGAACCTCCTAATCCACCGCGACCTCGAACTGATGGAATGGCTCGACAAGCTTGGCTTCGATGAGGCTTGGATCGGCGAGCACCATTCGGCGGGTTTCGAGACCATTGCCTCGCCGGAGCTCTTCATCGCCGCCGCTGTTGAGCGCACCAAACACATCCGCTTCGGCACCGGCGTGATTTCGCTGCCCTACCACAACCCGATGACGGTGGCGAACCGTGTGATCCAGCTCGATCATCAATCGCGGGGGCGCGTGATGTTCGGATTTGGCCCTGGCCTGCTCGTGACCGACGCCGAGATGCTCGGCATCGACCCCAATAAGTCGCGCGATCGCATGGCGCAGTCTCTCGATGCGATCCTACGCCTGCTCAAAGGGGAAGCGGTGACGGAGCAAACCGATTGGTACACGCTGAAGAATGCGCGTGTGCACTTGTTGCCGTATTCGCCGAACCTGGAAATCGCGGTGGCGAGTGCGGCGACGCCGTCGGGCGGACGCCTTGCCGGAAAGTATGGGCTCTCGATGCTTTGCGTGGCGGCGACCGACGCGCGCGGCGGTTTCAATGTGCTTGACGTGAACTGGAAGCACGCGTGCGACGCCGCGGCCGAGCACGGCAACACCATGGACCGCAATCGCTTGCGGCTGATGGGGCCGATGCACATTGCCGAAACACGCGAAAAAGCGCGAGAAAATGTACGTTTTGGGCTGGATCGCTACATCGAGTACGCGCGGGCGCTTACGCCAGGGCGCTTCGGCGACATGGGCGGGCGCGATCCAGTCGATGTGCTGCTGGATTCGGGCCACATCGTCATCGGCACGCCGGACGACGCCATCGCCGTGCTCACCAAGCTGCAGGACAAGCAGGGTGATTTCGGGTGCTTCCTGCACCAGGCGCACGATTGGGCGGATTGGGAAGCAACCAAGAAGTCCTATGAGCTCTACATGCGTTTCGTGGCGCCTGCTTTCTCACGCGCCAACCGCAATCGCGATGCTTCTTTAGCCGACCTGAAGGCCAATAGCGCGGAACTCAGCGGCAAGTCGCACGCCGCCGCGGAAAAGGCGTTCGAGAAGTACGCCAAGGAAGACGAGACGGCCGCTTCGCTCGTGGCCGCGCAGAAGTCGGGCATGATTGGCGCGCGCAAAAAGTGA
- a CDS encoding peptidyl-alpha-hydroxyglycine alpha-amidating lyase family protein — MSLSFAPDPEWGHSSGALPATDVCDVGVDKHDNVYLFARDALPVRVFTREGAFLSGWGEGEFVRPHGLAMGRDGASLFLTDEGSHSVRKYGLDGKLLLEIAAPQGGAPFMSGAPFNRCTHSCETSNGDIHVSDGYGNARIHRFSRGGAFIASWGESGSGPGQFNLPHNITVDDYDRLYIADRENHRIQIFASDGAYLDQWNNLHRPCALTCAADGTFYIGELGPALALNRHYPNLGCAVKVLNNVGALTARFGDEHPGVATTQFLAPHGVAVDSHGDVYIAEVSHAIWPTLFPDKEAPADLPSLRKWKRIAA; from the coding sequence ATGAGCTTAAGCTTCGCACCCGATCCCGAATGGGGACATTCAAGCGGTGCGCTACCGGCGACCGACGTGTGCGACGTCGGCGTCGATAAGCATGACAACGTGTACCTCTTCGCGCGCGATGCTCTGCCGGTGCGCGTGTTCACGCGCGAAGGCGCGTTCCTCAGCGGATGGGGCGAAGGTGAGTTCGTCCGCCCGCATGGTCTCGCCATGGGACGTGACGGTGCGTCGCTATTTCTCACTGACGAAGGCTCACACAGCGTCCGCAAGTACGGGCTCGACGGCAAGCTGCTGCTGGAAATCGCCGCGCCCCAAGGCGGCGCACCCTTCATGAGCGGCGCGCCATTCAATCGCTGCACCCACAGTTGCGAGACATCGAACGGCGACATTCATGTTTCCGACGGCTACGGCAACGCCCGCATCCATCGCTTTTCCAGGGGCGGCGCCTTCATCGCATCCTGGGGCGAAAGCGGCTCTGGTCCCGGTCAATTCAATCTGCCGCACAATATCACAGTCGACGATTACGACCGCCTCTACATCGCGGATCGCGAGAACCACCGCATCCAGATCTTCGCCAGCGACGGCGCCTATCTCGACCAATGGAACAACCTCCACCGCCCCTGCGCTCTTACCTGCGCCGCCGACGGCACATTCTACATCGGAGAACTGGGCCCAGCGCTCGCGCTCAATCGCCACTACCCCAATCTCGGCTGCGCGGTGAAAGTGTTGAACAACGTCGGGGCCCTGACGGCGCGCTTCGGAGACGAACATCCCGGCGTCGCGACCACACAATTCCTCGCCCCCCACGGCGTCGCTGTGGATTCGCACGGCGACGTCTACATTGCCGAAGTCTCGCATGCGATCTGGCCCACATTGTTCCCGGACAAAGAAGCGCCCGCCGACCTTCCGTCGTTGCGCAAATGGAAACGGATCGCCGCATGA